One Candidatus Eremiobacteraceae bacterium DNA window includes the following coding sequences:
- a CDS encoding phosphoribosyltransferase family protein, protein MNASPGQPRSGFQDRAQAGRSLAQLLGRYSSRDDVVVFGLPRGGVPVAFEIAKALHAPLDFIVVLKLALARHPELALGAVAADGSHVVNDELVQRLGISQNVIDAALAEARAQLPGRIRALREDRHAIDVVGAIVVLADDGLATGASMRAAIACVRNQNPARVVVAVPVAAREAADSIRELVDDFVCVDCPASFVSVGNWYDSFAQVGDDDVRSLLMQASRFRETADGGQRS, encoded by the coding sequence ATGAACGCAAGTCCTGGCCAACCACGGAGCGGATTCCAAGACCGGGCGCAAGCCGGGCGATCGCTCGCGCAGCTCCTCGGCCGCTATTCATCGCGTGATGATGTGGTCGTGTTCGGGTTGCCGCGCGGTGGCGTACCGGTCGCATTCGAGATCGCCAAAGCTTTGCACGCACCGCTGGACTTCATCGTCGTCCTCAAGCTCGCGCTTGCGCGGCATCCGGAGCTCGCTCTCGGCGCCGTCGCCGCGGACGGCTCACACGTCGTCAACGACGAGCTGGTCCAGCGGCTCGGCATTTCGCAAAACGTCATCGACGCCGCGCTTGCCGAAGCGCGGGCGCAACTGCCGGGCCGGATCCGCGCGCTTCGAGAGGATCGTCACGCGATCGACGTCGTCGGCGCGATCGTCGTCCTCGCGGATGACGGCCTTGCGACGGGCGCGAGCATGCGCGCCGCTATCGCATGCGTTCGCAATCAGAACCCGGCGCGCGTCGTCGTCGCAGTGCCGGTCGCGGCGCGCGAGGCGGCGGATTCCATTCGCGAGCTCGTCGACGACTTCGTGTGCGTCGACTGCCCGGCATCGTTCGTCAGCGTCGGAAACTGGTACGACTCGTTCGCGCAAGTCGGCGACGACGATGTGCGCTCGCTTCTCATGCAAGCTTCGCGCTTTCGCGAAACGGCCGACGGCGGACAGCGCTCGTGA